One Mesorhizobium loti genomic window carries:
- a CDS encoding phage tail collar domain-containing protein codes for MADPFVAEIRIFPFNFAPTGWAWCDGQLLPLSQNTALFSLLGTTYGGNGKSNFALPDLQGRSPMHPGQGPGLSLHDLGETGGSETVSLLESEIPMHNHAMRGTVEDGTQGTLTPNITLATSIGGAAFQTTTNANLAPMSGNALAPAGGDQPHNNLQPYLTCYFCIALQGVFPPRT; via the coding sequence ATGGCTGATCCATTCGTCGCCGAAATCCGTATCTTCCCGTTCAACTTCGCGCCCACGGGCTGGGCGTGGTGCGACGGTCAGTTGCTGCCGCTTTCGCAGAACACGGCTTTGTTCTCGCTTCTTGGCACCACTTATGGGGGCAACGGCAAGTCGAATTTTGCCTTGCCCGATCTCCAGGGTCGTTCGCCGATGCATCCGGGGCAAGGGCCGGGACTCTCCCTCCACGATCTTGGCGAGACCGGCGGCTCCGAGACCGTGTCCCTGCTGGAGTCCGAGATACCGATGCACAACCATGCGATGCGGGGAACCGTTGAAGATGGAACGCAAGGCACGTTGACCCCCAACATCACCCTGGCAACCTCGATCGGCGGGGCTGCGTTCCAAACGACCACCAACGCCAATCTAGCGCCTATGAGCGGCAACGCACTCGCCCCTGCCGGCGGCGACCAGCCGCACAACAATTTGCAGCCCTACCTCACCTGCTATTTCTGCATCGCGCTGCAGGGCGTTTTCCCGCCAAGAACCTGA
- a CDS encoding neutral zinc metallopeptidase produces the protein MARIYKTRTWHGELAPSMEELEFLALEAYAHLPEDFRKLTGEIVIQIAEFPTDEIMDDLSLETPFDLLGLFEGRGIAERWNPQTGEGPNRITLYRRAMLDYWAENEETLGDIVTHVLIHEIGHHFGLSDEDMERIEEAAE, from the coding sequence ATGGCCCGCATCTACAAGACCCGCACCTGGCACGGCGAACTCGCGCCCTCGATGGAGGAGCTGGAGTTCCTGGCGCTGGAAGCCTACGCCCACTTGCCGGAGGATTTTCGCAAGCTGACCGGCGAGATCGTCATCCAGATCGCCGAATTCCCGACTGACGAGATCATGGACGATCTGTCGCTGGAGACGCCGTTCGACCTGCTCGGCCTGTTCGAGGGGCGCGGCATCGCCGAGCGCTGGAACCCGCAGACCGGCGAAGGCCCGAACCGCATCACGCTCTACCGCCGCGCCATGCTCGACTACTGGGCCGAAAACGAGGAAACGCTGGGCGACATCGTCACCCATGTGCTGATCCACGAGATCGGCCATCATTTCGGCCTGTCGGACGAGGATATGGAGCGGATCGAGGAAGCAGCCGAATAG
- a CDS encoding N-acetyltransferase GCN5: protein MADPVLEQVSPVWSRSRQAGLAFRAATEADLPFLSRLYASTRLEELAVTLWSEAQKAAFLDMQFQAQHAHYRKHYPEADWLVVERAGQDIGRLYIERWPSQHRIIDIAFLPEHRCKGYGSALLRDLIDEAWLAGKSVSIHVEKNNPARRLYVKLGFAVVEDKGVYDLMACAPPGAVGV from the coding sequence ATGGCTGACCCCGTCCTGGAACAGGTTTCTCCGGTCTGGTCGCGGTCGCGCCAGGCCGGGCTTGCCTTCCGTGCGGCGACGGAGGCGGACCTGCCGTTCCTGTCGCGTCTCTATGCCTCGACGCGCCTGGAAGAACTCGCCGTGACCTTGTGGAGCGAGGCGCAGAAGGCCGCCTTCCTCGACATGCAGTTCCAGGCGCAGCACGCGCACTACAGAAAACACTATCCCGAGGCTGACTGGCTGGTGGTGGAGCGGGCCGGGCAGGACATCGGCCGCCTCTATATCGAGCGCTGGCCAAGCCAGCACCGCATCATCGACATCGCTTTTCTGCCGGAGCATCGCTGCAAGGGCTACGGTTCGGCGCTGCTGCGCGACCTGATCGACGAGGCATGGTTAGCCGGCAAATCAGTGTCGATCCATGTCGAGAAGAACAATCCGGCAAGGCGGCTCTATGTCAAGCTTGGCTTCGCCGTGGTCGAGGACAAGGGCGTCTATGATCTAATGGCGTGTGCACCGCCTGGTGCGGTCGGGGTGTGA
- a CDS encoding microcystin-dependent protein produces the protein MAQPYVGEVRMFAGNFAPAGWMFCEGQLLPISENETLFQLIGTTYGGDGESTFALPDLRGRLPLHQGNGFILAETGGAEEITLTIQQIPAHSHPFLGNIGNGSQASPQGNVLASSTLVKLYALETADAVMATSAISSVGGSQPHTNFQPYLCVNFIISLFGIFPSPT, from the coding sequence ATGGCACAACCCTATGTTGGCGAAGTCCGCATGTTTGCCGGCAATTTCGCCCCGGCCGGCTGGATGTTCTGCGAGGGACAGCTTTTGCCGATCTCCGAGAACGAGACGCTGTTTCAACTGATCGGTACCACCTATGGTGGCGACGGCGAAAGCACCTTCGCATTGCCTGACTTGCGGGGGCGTCTGCCGCTTCACCAGGGCAATGGCTTCATCCTCGCCGAGACCGGCGGGGCCGAGGAAATCACGCTGACAATCCAGCAGATTCCGGCGCATTCCCATCCGTTTCTGGGAAATATCGGCAACGGATCACAAGCCTCGCCGCAAGGCAATGTTCTGGCAAGTTCGACATTGGTCAAACTCTACGCACTGGAAACGGCAGACGCCGTGATGGCGACGTCGGCCATTTCCTCTGTCGGCGGCAGTCAGCCTCATACGAATTTCCAGCCCTATCTCTGCGTCAATTTCATCATCTCGCTGTTCGGCATCTTCCCGTCGCCGACTTGA
- a CDS encoding Invasion protein B, involved in pathogenesis encodes MKNMATTLAKTNLLRMVAAWAALWLLSASVGPALAEDTAKEAQSKQSQSKDAGPKPADANAWAVNCSSDSAAGELQCQVSQNLTEAKTGQRVLTVTVRRDSGNGSLAMLLALPHGLFLPSGVSYQVDSGKKVTVAIQTSDQNGAYAAVPVAPELAKAMKSGTTMNIGMESVTRKPVTIPVSLKGFGAAVAKLESIK; translated from the coding sequence ATGAAGAACATGGCAACTACTTTAGCTAAGACTAATCTACTTCGTATGGTCGCGGCATGGGCTGCTCTGTGGCTGCTGTCGGCTTCTGTTGGCCCGGCGCTTGCCGAGGACACCGCCAAAGAGGCCCAATCCAAACAGTCTCAATCCAAGGACGCCGGACCCAAGCCGGCCGACGCCAATGCATGGGCCGTGAACTGCTCCAGCGACTCGGCGGCCGGTGAGCTTCAGTGCCAGGTGTCGCAGAACCTCACCGAAGCCAAGACAGGCCAGCGTGTGCTGACGGTGACCGTGCGCCGCGACAGCGGCAATGGCAGCCTGGCCATGCTGCTCGCTTTGCCGCACGGCCTGTTCCTGCCGTCGGGCGTCAGCTATCAGGTCGACAGCGGCAAGAAAGTCACCGTCGCCATCCAGACCAGCGACCAGAACGGTGCCTATGCCGCGGTGCCGGTGGCGCCGGAACTGGCCAAGGCGATGAAGTCGGGGACGACGATGAACATCGGCATGGAATCGGTGACGCGCAAGCCGGTGACCATCCCGGTTTCCCTCAAAGGCTTCGGCGCCGCGGTGGCCAAGCTGGAATCGATCAAGTAG
- a CDS encoding peptidase M24, with protein MTGFVDRQHAAQLMERAGIAALVLSAPEAFHYATGAWIGPAGLFRRAGGGFVVIPAKQDQPIGVVVADFNAAQLRLAAPEAAVRSHPIWIESVPVATAHGLPLAERIEAGLTSLGRAADFSRPATFDLAGSVRQLQLLLHDFGLARATLGIDLDFVPAADFAAIQALLPDCPMVDGSPVLDRLRAIKSEREIDLLQQGIFLSEAGLERLQVDAMAGMRQADLIALYRKGVTEAAAGLSHPVATAEYMTLGARAKGADARAEAGDPLKCDMVCTVGGYASDMSRNFTFGPPSADQAELHAIAERAFEDGLAALVPGNSLAHVHRVTTESLARQGLPSYRRGHFGHSVGQSVFSEQWPFIAADSDVVIEAGMVLAFEIPLYIDGLASFNLEDQFLITADGPKAMNRLPRRLEMVG; from the coding sequence ATGACGGGCTTTGTCGACCGCCAGCACGCCGCGCAATTGATGGAACGCGCCGGCATTGCCGCGCTGGTGCTTTCGGCGCCCGAGGCCTTCCACTATGCGACCGGCGCATGGATCGGCCCGGCGGGACTGTTCCGGCGCGCCGGCGGCGGCTTCGTCGTCATCCCGGCCAAACAGGACCAGCCGATCGGCGTTGTCGTCGCCGACTTCAACGCGGCGCAGCTGCGGCTCGCCGCGCCCGAAGCGGCTGTGCGGTCGCACCCGATCTGGATCGAATCGGTGCCGGTCGCGACAGCGCACGGGCTGCCCCTGGCTGAGCGCATCGAGGCGGGGCTGACCTCGCTTGGCCGCGCGGCGGATTTCTCGCGACCCGCCACCTTCGATCTCGCCGGTTCGGTGCGCCAGTTGCAGCTTCTGCTGCACGACTTCGGACTGGCGCGGGCAACGCTCGGTATCGACCTCGACTTTGTTCCAGCCGCCGATTTCGCGGCCATCCAGGCGCTGCTGCCGGACTGCCCGATGGTCGACGGCTCACCGGTTCTGGACAGGCTGCGGGCCATCAAATCGGAGCGCGAGATCGACCTCTTGCAGCAAGGCATTTTTCTCTCGGAAGCCGGGCTGGAGCGCCTGCAGGTGGATGCGATGGCCGGCATGCGCCAAGCCGATCTCATCGCGCTCTACCGCAAAGGCGTCACTGAGGCGGCCGCCGGCCTATCGCATCCTGTCGCGACAGCCGAATATATGACGCTGGGCGCCCGCGCCAAGGGCGCCGACGCCAGGGCCGAGGCCGGCGATCCGTTGAAATGCGACATGGTCTGCACCGTCGGTGGCTACGCTTCCGACATGTCGCGCAATTTCACCTTCGGACCGCCTTCCGCCGACCAGGCGGAGCTGCACGCGATCGCCGAGCGCGCCTTCGAGGACGGGCTGGCGGCACTTGTGCCGGGCAATTCGCTCGCCCATGTCCACCGCGTCACCACCGAGAGCCTGGCACGGCAAGGCCTGCCCTCCTACCGCCGCGGCCATTTCGGCCACAGCGTCGGGCAATCGGTGTTTTCCGAACAATGGCCGTTCATCGCCGCCGACAGCGATGTCGTGATCGAAGCCGGCATGGTGCTGGCCTTCGAAATCCCGCTCTACATAGACGGCCTCGCCAGCTTCAATCTGGAAGACCAGTTCCTGATCACGGCGGATGGACCGAAGGCGATGAACCGGCTGCCGAGGCGGCTGGAGATGGTTGGGTAA
- a CDS encoding oxidoreductase domain-containing protein — MADKVKVLVVGLGNMGASHASAYHRSEGFQIVGIMSRSIKSNKKIPAELAGYPLYEDFDLALKETKPDAVSINSWPNTHAEYALKAIAANCHVFMEKPLATNIEDAEKVVAAARAKNRKLVLGYILRVHPSWIKFIEIGKTLGKPLVMRLNLNQQSSGSAWHWHKNLIDSLIPIVDCGVHYVDVMCQLTGARPVRVHGIGAKLWAEADKQNYGHLHVTFDDGSVGWYEAGWGPMMSETAYFVKDVVGPKGAVSIVAGQAASTASDAEVSNSADIDRHTKTDALKIHYAAVDGDKNFSKPDEIVSMEDEPGHQELCDREQAFFLRAIREDLDLTEQMDAAVNSLRIVLAAEQSIELGRTVELA, encoded by the coding sequence GTGGCCGACAAGGTAAAAGTGCTGGTGGTGGGTCTCGGCAATATGGGGGCGTCGCACGCCAGCGCCTATCACCGCTCTGAGGGCTTTCAGATCGTCGGCATCATGAGCCGCTCGATCAAGAGCAATAAGAAGATCCCGGCGGAGTTAGCCGGCTATCCGCTGTACGAGGATTTCGACCTGGCGCTGAAGGAGACGAAGCCGGACGCCGTGTCGATCAACAGCTGGCCGAACACCCATGCCGAATACGCGCTGAAGGCGATCGCGGCCAATTGCCATGTGTTCATGGAAAAGCCGCTCGCCACCAACATCGAGGATGCCGAGAAGGTCGTGGCGGCGGCACGCGCCAAGAACCGCAAGCTGGTGCTCGGCTACATCCTGCGCGTCCACCCCTCCTGGATCAAGTTCATCGAGATCGGCAAGACGCTCGGCAAGCCGCTGGTGATGCGGCTTAACCTCAACCAGCAGAGCAGCGGCAGCGCCTGGCACTGGCACAAGAACCTGATCGATTCGCTGATCCCGATCGTCGATTGCGGCGTCCACTATGTCGACGTCATGTGCCAGCTGACCGGCGCCAGGCCGGTGCGCGTGCATGGCATCGGCGCCAAATTGTGGGCGGAGGCCGACAAGCAGAATTACGGCCATCTGCACGTCACCTTCGATGACGGCTCGGTCGGCTGGTATGAGGCCGGCTGGGGGCCGATGATGAGCGAGACGGCCTATTTCGTGAAGGACGTGGTCGGCCCCAAGGGCGCGGTGTCGATCGTCGCCGGCCAGGCTGCAAGCACCGCCTCGGACGCCGAGGTTTCCAATTCGGCCGATATCGACCGCCACACCAAAACCGATGCGTTGAAGATCCATTATGCCGCGGTCGACGGCGACAAGAACTTTTCCAAACCTGACGAGATCGTCAGCATGGAGGACGAACCCGGCCACCAGGAGCTATGCGACCGCGAGCAGGCGTTCTTCCTGCGCGCCATCCGCGAGGATCTCGATCTGACCGAGCAGATGGACGCCGCGGTCAACAGCCTGCGCATCGTGCTCGCCGCCGAACAGAGCATCGAACTGGGGCGCACCGTCGAGCTGGCTTGA
- a CDS encoding amidase, Asp-tRNAAsn/Glu-tRNAGln amidotransferase A subunit: MAAVTDSLLKTYADSDALDLAGLVRSGQVSPAELVEAAITLVERLNPTLNAVIHRLYDMARAQAQTVDRSAPFAGVPFLLKELASSWTGAPNTNSSFYLKDVVADFDTEVVRRMKAAGLVLVGKSNAPENGWSITTEPKLYGVTKNPWKEGITPGGSSGGAAAAIAARMVPIAEASDGAGSIRIPASCCGIVGLKPSRGRVSLAPFGDYWYGGAYFLCCSRSVRDTAAYLDAVAGALPGDPYTPPVPDASWLNLSARAPKKLRIGFTVTPPNGTAMDPEVKAAVLATVAALERLGHHVEEHDMPLDANGVWATYTNMTCVQTAATFDYLETVIGRPVTPGDVEAVTWAIIARGRSISGVRHIADVEQLRQIGRDIVGDLNAYDLFITPTLTQLPRPFGYYDMSETDIDRYNAKWADAVFAFPFNISGQPAISLPLGWSKGGVPIGVQLVGRYGDEATVLAASAQLEQEMPWRDRRPAVSG, encoded by the coding sequence ATGGCCGCTGTCACCGACAGTCTGTTGAAAACCTACGCGGACTCCGATGCGCTCGACCTGGCCGGGCTGGTGCGGAGCGGCCAGGTGTCGCCGGCCGAGCTGGTCGAGGCGGCGATCACGCTGGTCGAGCGGCTCAATCCGACGCTCAACGCGGTGATCCACCGCCTCTACGACATGGCACGTGCGCAAGCGCAAACGGTCGACAGATCGGCGCCCTTCGCCGGCGTGCCGTTCCTGCTCAAGGAACTGGCCTCGTCCTGGACAGGCGCGCCGAACACCAATTCTTCGTTCTATTTGAAAGATGTCGTCGCCGACTTCGACACTGAAGTCGTCCGCCGCATGAAGGCGGCGGGGCTGGTGCTGGTCGGCAAGTCGAACGCGCCCGAGAATGGCTGGTCGATCACGACCGAGCCAAAGCTCTACGGGGTGACGAAGAACCCCTGGAAGGAAGGCATCACGCCTGGCGGTTCGAGCGGCGGTGCGGCGGCGGCGATCGCCGCGCGCATGGTGCCGATCGCCGAAGCCAGCGACGGCGCCGGCTCGATCCGCATTCCGGCGTCCTGCTGCGGCATTGTCGGCCTGAAACCGTCGCGCGGCCGCGTCAGCCTCGCGCCGTTCGGCGACTATTGGTATGGCGGCGCCTATTTTCTCTGCTGTTCGCGCTCGGTGCGCGACACAGCGGCTTATCTCGATGCCGTGGCCGGCGCGCTGCCGGGCGACCCCTACACGCCGCCGGTGCCGGATGCGTCATGGCTCAACCTGTCGGCGCGGGCGCCGAAGAAGCTGCGCATCGGCTTCACCGTCACGCCGCCCAACGGCACGGCCATGGACCCGGAAGTGAAAGCGGCGGTGCTGGCGACCGTGGCGGCTCTCGAGCGGCTGGGCCATCATGTCGAGGAGCACGACATGCCGCTCGACGCCAATGGCGTGTGGGCGACCTACACCAACATGACCTGCGTGCAGACGGCGGCGACGTTTGATTACCTTGAAACGGTGATCGGCCGGCCGGTGACGCCAGGCGACGTCGAGGCGGTGACCTGGGCGATCATTGCGCGCGGCCGTTCGATTAGCGGCGTCAGGCACATCGCCGATGTCGAGCAGCTCCGCCAGATCGGCCGCGACATTGTCGGCGATCTCAACGCCTACGACCTCTTCATCACACCGACGCTGACGCAGCTGCCGCGCCCGTTCGGCTATTACGACATGTCGGAAACCGACATCGACCGCTACAACGCCAAATGGGCGGATGCGGTGTTTGCCTTTCCTTTCAACATCTCCGGCCAGCCGGCAATCTCGCTGCCGCTCGGCTGGTCGAAGGGCGGCGTGCCGATCGGCGTGCAGCTGGTCGGCCGCTATGGCGACGAGGCGACGGTGCTGGCGGCGTCGGCGCAGCTGGAGCAGGAGATGCCGTGGAGGGACAGGCGGCCGGCGGTGAGTGGTTAG
- a CDS encoding lysine exporter protein LysE/YggA, which produces MPDLSTIGLFAIACLALTATPGPDMLLIASRSASQGRASGLATYAGIAAGTYCHALAAAFGLSQLFLAAPIAYDIVRYAGAAYLAWLAWKAFRSDGTAFAPVAGLPRYSRSRIFRQGLLTNLLNPKMALFVLALFPQFVRPETGSVAGQILLLATVLNLIGLVVNGLVILTASRIGAALSRRTRFQRAPQILLGTVFAGLAARLAFGGQR; this is translated from the coding sequence ATGCCGGACCTTTCCACCATCGGACTTTTCGCCATTGCCTGCCTCGCTTTGACCGCGACGCCGGGGCCGGACATGCTGCTGATCGCCTCCCGCAGCGCCAGCCAGGGGCGCGCCTCGGGCCTGGCGACCTATGCCGGCATCGCCGCCGGCACCTATTGCCACGCGCTGGCCGCCGCCTTCGGCCTGTCGCAACTGTTTCTGGCGGCGCCCATCGCCTACGACATCGTGCGCTATGCCGGCGCCGCCTACCTCGCCTGGCTCGCATGGAAGGCGTTCCGTTCCGACGGAACGGCATTTGCCCCGGTCGCCGGCCTGCCGCGCTATTCGAGAAGCCGGATTTTTCGGCAAGGCCTGCTGACCAATCTGCTCAACCCGAAGATGGCGCTGTTCGTGCTGGCATTGTTCCCGCAATTCGTACGCCCCGAGACCGGTTCCGTCGCGGGCCAGATCCTGCTGCTGGCGACCGTGCTCAACCTGATCGGGCTGGTGGTCAACGGCCTGGTCATCCTGACCGCCAGCCGGATCGGAGCCGCCTTGTCGAGGCGCACGCGGTTCCAGCGGGCGCCGCAGATCCTGCTCGGAACCGTATTCGCGGGGCTCGCCGCACGGCTGGCGTTTGGCGGTCAACGTTAG
- a CDS encoding microcystin-dependent protein has protein sequence MAEPFLSEIRIMSFVFAPKGWALCNGQLLPINQNQGLFSLLGTTFGGDGRVNFGLPDFRGRIPTHVGNSHTLGERGGEQAHTLSISELPQHTHVANASITQGNSTNPNFSNVGNVLAKDPGNIYGPASNLAALNAGSVSNIGGSQAHLNMQPFLTLSFCIALQGIFPSPT, from the coding sequence ATGGCGGAACCATTTCTTTCCGAAATTAGAATCATGTCATTTGTGTTCGCGCCGAAGGGCTGGGCGCTGTGCAATGGCCAGCTTCTGCCGATCAATCAGAATCAGGGCCTTTTTTCGCTGCTCGGCACCACTTTCGGTGGCGATGGCCGTGTGAACTTCGGCCTGCCTGACTTTCGGGGCCGTATTCCGACCCATGTCGGCAACAGCCATACGCTGGGCGAGCGGGGTGGGGAGCAGGCGCATACGCTTTCGATAAGCGAACTGCCCCAACATACGCATGTCGCGAACGCGTCCATCACGCAGGGCAACTCGACCAACCCGAATTTCTCGAATGTCGGCAACGTCCTGGCGAAGGACCCGGGAAATATTTACGGGCCTGCCAGCAATCTGGCGGCACTGAATGCGGGAAGCGTGTCCAACATCGGGGGCAGCCAGGCGCATCTCAACATGCAGCCCTTCCTGACGCTCAGTTTCTGCATCGCCCTGCAGGGCATCTTCCCCTCGCCGACCTGA
- a CDS encoding nucleotidyltransferase/DNA polymerase involved in DNA repair has protein sequence MISHRQGNAQRISALDERAEALHLKRDMGIADARAMHPSIDIVEADPEADRRLLEGLADWCDRYTPLVALDGVDGLFLDVTGCTHLFGGERAMLDDILSRFFHQGFDVRAGLAPTPGAAWAAARFCGDRIVDGGEEEALLTPLPLAALRIAPETRASLESVGLRTAGAVMAAPRAPLARRFGATLLLRLDQALGRLDEAVSPRLPVAPLSVERHLAEPVTLTEDIERLVGLLATTLKTDLERRGEGARTLALLLFRVDGAVSRIALGTSRPMRDPRLIQKLFHERLAALEQDIDAGYGFDLVRLSVLAAAAFDMAQADLTGEVTDDGADIALFADRIRARLGEGAVLQSVAVESHLPERAVAIIPFSEAPRRTTPPKRPDRVQAPTTIFPPERPIRLFRAPEPIEVPATEMPEGPPLNFRWRRALYRVTRAEGPERIAAEWWQEVPGDAAASTRDYFRIEDADGRRYWLYRQGLYGGSQAAPRWFMHGVFA, from the coding sequence GTGATCAGCCACCGCCAGGGCAACGCCCAGCGCATCTCAGCCCTCGACGAGCGGGCTGAGGCGCTGCACCTGAAGCGCGACATGGGCATTGCCGATGCGCGCGCCATGCATCCGTCGATCGACATCGTCGAGGCCGATCCGGAAGCAGACCGGCGCCTGCTCGAAGGCCTTGCCGACTGGTGCGACCGCTACACCCCGCTGGTCGCGCTGGACGGAGTGGACGGCCTGTTTCTCGACGTCACCGGCTGCACCCATCTGTTCGGCGGCGAACGCGCCATGCTGGACGACATCCTGTCGCGCTTCTTCCATCAGGGTTTCGATGTCCGCGCCGGCCTTGCCCCGACGCCGGGCGCGGCCTGGGCGGCGGCCCGCTTTTGCGGCGACCGCATCGTCGACGGCGGCGAGGAAGAAGCCCTGTTGACACCCTTGCCGCTGGCCGCACTGCGCATCGCGCCGGAAACCCGCGCCAGCCTGGAAAGTGTGGGCCTGCGCACTGCGGGCGCCGTCATGGCGGCACCGCGCGCGCCGCTTGCCCGCCGCTTCGGCGCCACCTTGCTGTTGCGTCTCGACCAGGCGCTTGGCCGTCTCGACGAGGCGGTGTCGCCACGCCTTCCCGTGGCGCCGCTTTCGGTCGAACGCCATCTCGCCGAGCCCGTCACGCTCACCGAGGACATCGAGCGGCTGGTCGGCCTGCTGGCGACGACGTTGAAAACCGATCTCGAGCGTCGCGGCGAGGGCGCCCGGACGCTGGCACTGCTGCTCTTCCGTGTCGACGGCGCCGTCAGCCGCATTGCGCTCGGCACCTCACGGCCGATGCGCGATCCCCGGCTGATCCAAAAGCTGTTCCATGAAAGGCTGGCGGCGCTCGAGCAGGACATCGATGCCGGCTATGGCTTCGACCTGGTGCGGCTTTCGGTGCTGGCCGCTGCCGCCTTCGACATGGCGCAGGCCGATCTGACCGGCGAGGTGACCGACGACGGCGCCGACATCGCGCTGTTCGCCGACCGCATCCGCGCCCGGCTCGGCGAAGGCGCCGTGCTGCAGTCGGTCGCGGTGGAAAGCCATCTGCCGGAGCGCGCCGTCGCCATCATCCCCTTCAGCGAAGCGCCACGCCGGACCACGCCGCCGAAGAGACCGGACAGAGTGCAGGCGCCCACAACCATCTTCCCGCCGGAACGGCCGATCCGGCTGTTCCGCGCGCCCGAGCCGATCGAGGTGCCGGCCACCGAAATGCCGGAGGGTCCGCCGCTCAATTTCCGCTGGCGGCGCGCGCTCTACCGCGTCACCCGTGCCGAGGGGCCGGAACGCATCGCCGCCGAATGGTGGCAGGAAGTGCCAGGCGACGCGGCGGCATCGACACGCGACTATTTCCGCATCGAGGATGCCGACGGCCGCCGTTACTGGCTCTACCGGCAAGGGCTTTACGGCGGCTCTCAAGCCGCGCCGCGCTGGTTCATGCACGGGGTCTTCGCATGA